The DNA segment GACGTTGGCCTTGGCCACCGCGGACGGCGCGGCGGCCAGGATGCCCGCGCCGACCAGGGCGGCGACGGCTGCGCTACCGGCGAGGCGGCGCCGGAGACGGGATGACTTCATGGAGTTTCCTTCCCCCCCTGCGCGGTCACCCCGGTCGAATGCGGAGGAGACATATCCGCTCGTACGGGTGACTGCGACAGCTCTTCATGGTGAATCCGGATCTTACGTGACCTCTCCCACGAATCCGCACACGCTTTCGCCGGCCCGTCCGGCCGGCGCGGTCCTCCGTCCGGAATCCGCCGCCACCTCCCGAGGGCGCACCCCCTGACACACCACCCCTCACTGACCCTCCGCACTCACGCGGCCACTTAGTGTGCTCATGGCGAATGGGTGCGGCCCCCGCGCCCGGCCGCCTCCCCGGGCTCCGCCGGGAGCCCCCTTCCGGAAGGGACGACGCATGATCCCCGATGCCCTGCGCGCCGAGTACGAGCAGCGCTTCTCCCTGTACGACACCGACGGCGACGGCTACCTGACCGCGGACGACTTCACCGAGCGGGCGCGCGTCCTGACGGCGGCGGTGGGCGAACCGGAGGGGTCCGCCAAGGCGCGGGCCCTGCAGGCGGGGATGCGCAACACCTTCGAGGAGCTCGCCGCCCTGGCGGAGGTGGACACCGCGGGCCGCCTGGACCGGGAACAGTTCGTCGCGGCGTTCACACGGGCCGGCACGACGGGCATGCTCGGCAGGGTCGTGGGGCCGTCGATCGCCGCGACCGTCGCCCTGGCCGATACCGACGGGGACGGCGTGGTCAGCCTGGCGGACTTCACGGCCGTGCACCGCGCGGCGGGGTACTCGGCCGCCCAGGCGGAGGCGGCGTTCCGGGCACTGGACCAGGACGGCGACGGACGGCTGAAGCTCGAAGCCTGGCAGGCCCCGTGAGCGAAGCGCCGCCGGCGGCGCCGACCGCTCACCGGAACGTCAGCGCGAGCTGCGCCAACAGCTCCGGGTCGCCCGCCAGGGCGGGGCGCAGGCCCAGGTAGCCGTCGGGGCGGATGAGGAATCCCTCGCCGCCGTGGGCGCCGTAGCTCTGCCGGAACGCGTCCCGGCCGTCGAGGACGACGGGCAGCGGCAGGCCGTCCGTCCGGAGCCCCGGGGCGACGATCACCCGGACGGCCAGCTGCCCGTGCGCCCTGGCGCGCGCCGCGTCCGCCACGCCGGCGAACGACGTCAGCTGGTCCTCGCCGTCCGCATAGAGCAGCAGGGTGTGCTCGTCGCCGCGCAGCACGTCGAACAGGCGGGACGGGAAGGCGGCGAGGTCGTAGCGGAGGCCGCCGCAGTCGGGGGCGCGGTCGCCCGGGGCCGGGCCCTGCCGGGGCGGGTGGTCCGTGCCGACGATCGGGCTGCCCCGGTATCCGACGAGGAGCTGGGCCTCGCGCCGGATGAGGGTCGACGGGTCGTCCGGGTCCGCCGGGACGCCCTCGCCGGCATGCCGGACCGTGCGCTGCACCACCTCCTCGCCCACGGGGCGGCGCTCGGCGTGGTAGCTGGACAGCAGCCCCTCGCTCGCGGTCGCGCGCACCGCCATGGCCAGCTTCCAGGCCAGGTTGCAGGCGTCCTGGATACCGGTGTTCATGCCCTGGGCGCCGGTGGGCGGGTGGATGTGGGCGGCGTCCCCCGCGACGAACACCCGGCCCTCGCCGTAGCGGTCCACCAGGCGGTGGCTGATGCGGAAGACCGAGGACCAGCGCAGGGCGGTGGCGGTGGCGGGCCGGGGCGCGAGCCGGTCCAGGACGGTCTGGATGTCGGCGAGGCCGGGCGCAGGACCGTCCTCCAGTCCGTGCAACACGCCTTCTTCGTCGGGCCGTTGGGGCCTTCGGGAGAGTGCGGGCGGAACGAGCATGGACATCCGGTAGCGCCGGCGGCCGGGCAGCGGAATGCACACCAGCAGGTCGTCGGTGCGCCCTTCGCTCCGGTGCAGGGACCGGACCGCGTAGCCCGGCGGCAGGTCCCAGTCGACCTCGACATCGCCCAGCATGTACTCCTCGGGGAAGGCGCCTCCCGCGAAGCCGAGCCCCAGGGTCGTGCGGACGACGCTGTGGGCACCGTCGCATCCGACGAGGAACTCGGCGCTCGTGCCCTCCTGTTCTCCGGTGGGCAGGGCGAGCCGGGCCCGGACCCCGCCCGCGTCCTGCGCGAAACCCAGCAGCTCGGTGCCCCGTTCGACCCGGCCTCCCCAGCGCGTGAGCGCCCCTTCGAGGAGGCGCTCGGTGTCGTTCTGCGGAAGGGCGGCGAAGCGGTACGGCACATCCGGCGGCAGGGTCAGCTCGATCCGCGCCTGCTGGACACCGTTGACGTACAGCAACTGGCCCCGGAGCGGGACCGCGGCCTCCAGGGCCTCCCGGACGATGCCCATGCGGTCCCAGATCTCCAACGTCCTGGGCTGGATGCCCACGGCCTTGGCGAACGGCTGCGGTGCGGGCAGCCGGTCGATGAGACGGCAGCGCACTCCTCGGCGCCGCAGCTCGCAGGCCATGGTCAGTCCCACCGGGCCCGCCCCCACGACCAGGACATCCACATCGGCCACGGCTGCCTCCCGGGCGACGACGCCCCTGTCTCCAATGCACCACAGCGCCCGATGCCTGTCCATTTCGCGCGAGCGCCCGCCTCGCACGGCCGCCGGCCCCTCTCCCCGCGCCCGTCGCCCCCTCGTGTGCGATGCGCCGTTGCACCAGGGTGGGACGGGCCGTTGCACCGCCGGGATGCCCGTGCGCGGTGCATGCGGACCTGCGCAGCGCATGCATCGTGTGCGCCGGTTGCGCTCGGCGGACACCCCGGGGCCGGGCAGGTGATCGCAGGCCACGGGGGTGTGCGGCGCCGTCGGCCCGGCGGGTGCGCCCCGCCCGTCTGAACTGGTGTGCCCGGCACAAGCACGGCCGCGGGCGGACGGCAAGGGGGCAGGCCCGGCGGCGACGGCGCTCCCGCGCGCTCTGCCGAGGCGAACTCGGGCCGTGGTTGTCTCTTCCCCGTCAAATTCCTGGCGCCGCCCGGAAATCGCGGTTCGTGCACCGTTCGAACGCGTACGCCGAAAACGCGCCAGGTTTTCTGCAGAACCGCCAGGAAACTGTGCGGCGAGCGACGGGAGTAGAGGCATGGAATGTGCGCGGGCATCGAAATCGCCTGCCCGGGGTGAATTCCGGGGCTATGGCGTGCGGGGCTTCACGGCAGCGGCCGTCCTGCTCGCGGCCGGCACGCTGAACCTGGCGTCCGGGCAGCCGGCCGAGGCCCGGTCCGGCGGGGTCTGGGACCGCCTGGCGGGCTGCGAGAGCGGCGGGAACTGGCGTATCGACACGGGGAACGGGTTCTCCGGGGGGCTGCAGTTCGCCCACTCCACCTGGCACTCCTACGGCGGCGGCGCCTACGCGTCACGGGCGGCGCGGGCGACCCGGTCCCAGCAGATCCAGGTGGCCGAGCGGGTGCTGGCCCGGCAGGGCTGGGGGGCCTGGCCGGCCTGCTCGGCGTCGCTGGGGCTCGACTCGGCCACCGCGCACCGCAGCGGGCGGACCGCCGCACGCCCCGCACCGCAGCGCCATGCCGCGCCGTCGGCGCGGGCGCGGGCCCGCCATCCGCAGTCCCATGAGAAGCGCTACAAAGTGGGGCGCCATCGGAGTACCGGCGGCCCGGTCGTGGTCAACTCCGGTGACACGCTGAGCGGCATCGCGTACGCGCACGGGCTCGGCTGGCGGGAATTCTACCGGCTCAACCGGCGGGTGATCGGGGCGAATCCGCATCTGATTTTCCCCGGCCTGCGACTGGCCGTGCCGCACTCCGGCGGCCACTGAGCACATAAGGAAATACCCGGAATTCCCCGGCCCGTCGCCGAGTGAATTCCGGTGCTGCTCCACCCTGTCACGCCGCGGTGGCCCGTCGGAGGGGACGGGCCACCGCGGGCCGTGCCGGCGGCCCGGCGTCGCCCGTTCCCCGCCGCATGCGCGTGCGGCGCGGCGTCGGCCGGGTCAGCCGGCGGTCGCGTACACCCGGTTGGCGAACTCCGCGATCTCCGCGTCGCTGAGGTTCTTGGCGAGGTTGGCCTCGGTGATCATTCCCACCAGCTGGTGGCCGCCCTTGACGTCGATCACCGGCAGGCGCTTGATGTGGTGCTCCTCCATGGTGCGCAGGACCTCGGAGGCGTCCGCGTCCGCGTCGATCCAGTGCAGCTCGCCCCCCATGGAACCGGACTGCACCGTCGCCGGATCGACCCCTTCGGCGCAACAGGTGACGACGATGTCGCGGTCGGTGACCATGCCCATGAGCCGGTTGTTGTCACCGCAGATGGGCAGGCAGCCGACGTCCAGGTCCCGCATCATCTTCGCCGCGTCCATCAGCGATTCGTGGGCACCCACACAGCGCGCCCCGCCGGACATGATGTCGCGGGCTCGCAGCTTGCTGGCCATGATTCCTCCTGTCTCAGGAGTGGTGATTTGCCTCGCTTCGATCACATCACGGATGGCCCCACGACGCTCACCGGGGCCGGGCCGGGGACACGGCCCGGCGGTGGTGCCCCGCGAAGAGCGGGCGCGCGCTGCCCCTCCCGGCAGCGGCGGATGTTCTGAAGGGCAACTACCCGCGTCCACAAGGGCTGTCCTGCGGCGACCGCCGGACCGGACGCCGTCACCGGGCGTAGGGTCGGACCCTGTGACGACGTCGAACCCTTTCTTCGAACCGAGTGAACTGCCCTACGGAATCCCGCCGTTCGCGCGGATCCGCACCGAGCACTTCCGC comes from the Streptomyces angustmyceticus genome and includes:
- a CDS encoding EF-hand domain-containing protein, which encodes MIPDALRAEYEQRFSLYDTDGDGYLTADDFTERARVLTAAVGEPEGSAKARALQAGMRNTFEELAALAEVDTAGRLDREQFVAAFTRAGTTGMLGRVVGPSIAATVALADTDGDGVVSLADFTAVHRAAGYSAAQAEAAFRALDQDGDGRLKLEAWQAP
- a CDS encoding FAD-dependent monooxygenase; this encodes MADVDVLVVGAGPVGLTMACELRRRGVRCRLIDRLPAPQPFAKAVGIQPRTLEIWDRMGIVREALEAAVPLRGQLLYVNGVQQARIELTLPPDVPYRFAALPQNDTERLLEGALTRWGGRVERGTELLGFAQDAGGVRARLALPTGEQEGTSAEFLVGCDGAHSVVRTTLGLGFAGGAFPEEYMLGDVEVDWDLPPGYAVRSLHRSEGRTDDLLVCIPLPGRRRYRMSMLVPPALSRRPQRPDEEGVLHGLEDGPAPGLADIQTVLDRLAPRPATATALRWSSVFRISHRLVDRYGEGRVFVAGDAAHIHPPTGAQGMNTGIQDACNLAWKLAMAVRATASEGLLSSYHAERRPVGEEVVQRTVRHAGEGVPADPDDPSTLIRREAQLLVGYRGSPIVGTDHPPRQGPAPGDRAPDCGGLRYDLAAFPSRLFDVLRGDEHTLLLYADGEDQLTSFAGVADAARARAHGQLAVRVIVAPGLRTDGLPLPVVLDGRDAFRQSYGAHGGEGFLIRPDGYLGLRPALAGDPELLAQLALTFR
- a CDS encoding LysM peptidoglycan-binding domain-containing protein, which produces MRGFTAAAVLLAAGTLNLASGQPAEARSGGVWDRLAGCESGGNWRIDTGNGFSGGLQFAHSTWHSYGGGAYASRAARATRSQQIQVAERVLARQGWGAWPACSASLGLDSATAHRSGRTAARPAPQRHAAPSARARARHPQSHEKRYKVGRHRSTGGPVVVNSGDTLSGIAYAHGLGWREFYRLNRRVIGANPHLIFPGLRLAVPHSGGH
- a CDS encoding CBS domain-containing protein; the encoded protein is MASKLRARDIMSGGARCVGAHESLMDAAKMMRDLDVGCLPICGDNNRLMGMVTDRDIVVTCCAEGVDPATVQSGSMGGELHWIDADADASEVLRTMEEHHIKRLPVIDVKGGHQLVGMITEANLAKNLSDAEIAEFANRVYATAG